A single Lolium perenne isolate Kyuss_39 chromosome 6, Kyuss_2.0, whole genome shotgun sequence DNA region contains:
- the LOC139832450 gene encoding uncharacterized protein, with translation MASTGKTRDIQCRKCLGFGHIERECRTKRVMLVREDGEYDSASDFDEDTLALIAARDSANSNSEREMKVMEADTADQYMSLVAQRVLSVQLSKSEHDQCHNLFQTRGVVKERAIRIIIDGGSCNNLPSVDMVEKLPLPTRQLTHPYYIQWFESSHKIKVIRTARVHFTIGTYSDFVNCDVVPMQACSLLLGRCHIRLILNLIRTMLLKFV, from the exons atggcctccacggggaagacgcgcgacattcaatgtcgcaaatgcttgggatttggacacatagagagagaatgcagaaccaagcgtgtgatgttggtgcgtgaagatggagaatatgattctgcaagtgactttgatgaagatacattggcccttattgctgcacgtgatagCGCCAATTCTAattctgagagagagatgaaggtcatggaagctgacactgctgatcagtacatgagcttagttgcacagcgtgtgttgagcgtgcaattgagcaaatctgagcatgatcaatgccacaatctgtttcaaacaagaggcgttgtaaaagagcgagctataaggatcatcattgatggagggagctgtaATAATCTgcctagcgttgacatggtggagaaacTTCCTCTCCCTACAAGACAACTcacacatccatattacattcaatggtttgagagctctcacAAGATCAAGGTAATAAGAACtgcacgtgtgcattttactattggtacatattctgattttgttaattgtgatgttgtacctatgcaagcttgttctttgttacttggtag gtgccacataagactaatactaaatctgatccGAACCATGCTGCtaaaattcgtttga